In the genome of Populus nigra chromosome 9, ddPopNigr1.1, whole genome shotgun sequence, one region contains:
- the LOC133703406 gene encoding uncharacterized protein LOC133703406 isoform X2: MKGGRSHRFQTHHQYESHEDWVDGSWTVDCVCGVNFDDGEEMVNCDDCGVWVHTRCSKYVKGEELFTCDKCKRRKNRGNSSNNDDSEETEVAQLLVELPTKTIRLENGGGGDVGPQRKGLRLWTEIPMEERVHVQGIPGGDPGLFSGVSKVFTPELWKCTGYVPKKFSFQYREFPCWDEKERKVEKRSEEENENENMVDKGAGVLFSLSKESVLGMPVADLGDRRGRDEGGGYERKVYSREMKKWESEDGEVRGATFAVKRERSVLRSVVAHSGKRKKEDLGMAKDRSVKKKARTAEKEVEAKKRVFHASKTAFTSTSDAKPLEFYEDRAPKSFKGELQGNKNKHLRDSGIQEQKSDSYIAVQNGVEKPNLAVAEQSSEALSLDMSRPHSSTGAGLEEEKSSHDVVVAVESSPKESNVVASAPEHNDCGKQEGNNMLSGNLDDKVEGSTGRDVPALEEPASASPEVMGDQINDNGDAIPSSAQSNVKVEVDDDNSKGALNRQSSHGDAKDARISYDNISENPKLNGAALGGSSNDQKIQEVGSNLGAVLLCNTGEANKLCDGPCQHKRAEGSIEMQQCLQEPKNTTETAEELSKAGETISSSPALPNQRKIVVCVAKASSVSSTVMISQTPSSDNFKTSDTLNFSSNTMQQVIPDCNSSIKKDRATSEIVTEEETYDISKKTVKECPKSSVNSASKVLHPSKSSHTSVPKRTVSDSKDSMLHLSSKASSAQNSGDTAGSLQIESTSHAHSKALASGLPQRSEKFNQSNGQSSSKTSLALSMNPSAPTNSPAALSDEELALLLHQELNSSPRVPRVPRVRHAGGLPHSVSPTATSVLMKRTSSSGAKDHSLRRQDTGYKADSVSKRGDNGSPTAVNSVKNNIPPASTSTANSGPSSSTEVNDHHLSSRRNSPRNISDEETGTVRAPVHRTLPGLINEIMSKGRRMAYEELCNAVLPHWKNLRKHNGERYAYSSPSQAVLDCLRNRHEWARLVDRGPKTNSSRKKRKFDPDESEDNDYGKVRTAKGEGKNLESQREEVPKGKRKARKRRRLALQGRGIKDVRKRRKADTLTDDDSGLFSNSSNETLYSEDESQEGGAGLAGSEATASSDDTETS, encoded by the exons ATGAAGGGAGGGCGATCTCACCGGTTCCAGACCCACCACCAGTATGAATCACATGAGGACTGGGTGGATGGGTCGTGGACGGTGGATTGTGTGTGTGGTGTAAACTTTGATGATGGAGAAGAAATGGTGAATTGTGATGATTGTGGCGTGTGGGTACACACGCGCTGTTCAAAGTATGTGAAGGGTGAAGAATTGTTTACCTGTGATAAATGTAAGAGGAGGAAGAATAGGggtaatagtagtaataatgaTGATAGTGAGGAGACTGAGGTTGCGCAGTTATTAGTGGAATTGCCGACGAAAACGATTAGGTTAGAGAATGGGGGCGGGGGGGATGTTGGTCCGCAGAGGAAAGGGTTGAGGTTGTGGACAGAGATACCGATGGAGGAAAGAGTTCACGTGCAGGGGATTCCAGGTGGGGATCCTGGGTTGTTCAGTGGGGTTTCAAAGGTTTTTACGCCGGAGTTGTGGAAGTGTACCGGGTATGTGCCGAAAAAGTTTAGTTTTCAGTATAGGGAGTTTCCGTGTTGGGATGAGAAGGAGAGGAAGGTAGAGAAGAGGAGCGAGGAGGAGAATGAGAATGAGAATATGGTTGACAAGGGTGCGGGGGTTTTGTTTTCATTGTCGAAGGAGAGTGTGTTGGGGATGCCAGTGGCAGATTTGGGTGACAGGAGAGGGAGGGACGAGGGTGGTGGTTATGAGAGGAAGGTTTATTCGAGGGAGATGAAGAAATGGGAGAGTGAGGATGGAGAAGTTAGGGGTGCTACCTTTGCAGTGAAAAGGGAGAGAAGTGTACTTAGGTCAGTTGTGGCGCATTCAGGTAAGCGGAAGAAAGAAGATCTTGGGATGGCCAAGGATCGGAGTGTAAAGAAGAAGGCTCGAACTGCAGAGAAGGAGGTGGAGGCGAAGAAGAGGGTTTTTCATGCTTCTAAAACAG CATTTACGTCCACCAGTGATGCAAAACCATTGGAATTTTATGAAGACAGAGCTCCGAAGTCCTTCAAGGGTGAACTTCAGGGTAACAAGAACAAGCATTTAAGAGACTCCGGTATTCAAGAACAGAAATCAGATAGTTATATAGCAGTTCAAAATGGTGTTGAGAAGCCCAACTTAGCAGTGGCTGAGCAATCCTCAGAAGCACTGTCTCTTGACATGTCTAGACCTCATTCATCAACTGGAGCTGGATTGGAGGAAGAGAAGTCTAGCCATGATGTTGTGGTTGCTGTTGAGAGTTCTCCCAAAGAGTCTAATGTAGTGGCATCAGCTCCAGAACACAATGATTGTGGGAAACAAGAG GGCAATAACATGCTAAGTGGAAATTTAGATGATAAAGTGGAGGGTTCCACAGGAAGAGATGTGCCTGCACTTGAGGAGCCGGCTAGTGCTTCTCCAGAAGTTATGGGTGATCAGATTAATGATAATGGTGATGCAATTCCAAGTTCTGCACAATCTAATGTTAAAGTAGAAGTAGATGATGATAACTCTAAGGGGGCCTTGAATCGTCAGTCTTCTCATGGTGATGCAAAAGATGCAAGGATATCTTATGATAACATATCTGAAAATCCAAAACTGAATGGTGCAGCATTAGGTGGTTCATCCAATGACCAAAAAATTCAAGAGGTTGGCAGCAATTTAGGAGCAGTTCTTCTTTGTAACACAGGTGAAGCTAACAAATTATGTGATGGTCCTTGTCAGCATAAACGAGCTGAAGGCTCAATTGAAATGCAACAATGTCTCCAAGAACCTAAAAACACTACAGAGACTGCTGAAGAACTGTCAAAAGCAGGTGAAACCATCTCAAGCTCTCCAGCACTACCCAATCAGCGTAAAATTGTTGTCTGTGTTGCAAAAGCGTCTTCTGTTTCATCCACTGTGATGATCTCCCAAACACCTTCATCtgacaattttaaaacttcagATACTTTGAATTTTAGTTCTAATACTATGCAACAAGTTATACCTGACTGCAATTCTAGTATTAAGAAAGATCGAGCTACAAGTGAGATAGTGACAGAAGAAGAAACGTATGACATTTCAAAGAAAACAGTAAAAGAATGTCCAAAATCCTCAGTGAATTCTGCTTCAAAAGTGTTGCATCCAAGCAAGAGTTCACATACATCTGTTCCTAAGAGAACTGTTTCAGATTCAAAAGATTCCATGCTTCACTTATCCTCTAAAGCATCTTCAGCACAGAATTCTGGTGATACTGCCGGATCACTGCAAATTGAGAGCACTTCACATGCTCATAGTAAGGCACTTGCATCAGGTTTACCCCAAAGATCTGAAAAGTTTAATCAGTCTAATGGCCAGTCATCATCTAAGACAAGTCTTGCATTGTCAATGAATCCTTCTGCACCAACCAATTCGCCTGCGGCTTTAAGTGATGAAGAG CTTGCTTTGCTTTTACATCAAGAACTCAATAGTTCTCCTAGAGTACCTCGTGTGCCGCGTGTTCGCCATGCAGGTGGTTTGCCACATTCAGTTTCTCCAACCGCAACAAGTGTGCTGATGAAGCGGACATCTAGTTCTGGAGCAAAAGACCATAGCTTG AGGAGACAAGATACAGGATATAAAGCTGACTCGGTGTCGAAGAGAGGGGATAATGGATCTCCGACAGCAGTAAATTCTGTCAAGAACAACATCCCGCCTGCCTCCACCTCAACTGCAAACAGTGGCCCATCTTCCTCTACTGAGGTTAATGACCATCATTTGTCATCTAGACGTAATTCACCAAGGAATATTTCTGATGAGGAGACAGGCACTGTTCGGGCTCCTGTTCATCGCACTCTGCCAG GTTTAATCAATGAGATTATGAGCAAAGGCAGACGCATGGCATATGAGGAACTCTGTAATGCCGTCTTACCG CACTGGAAAAACTTGAGGAAGCATAATGGAGAACGCTATGCATATTCAAGTCCTTCTCAGGCTGTTCTTGATTGCCTGAGGAATCGGCATGAATGGGCTCGGTTGGTGGATCGTGGTCCCAAG ACAAATTCAAGTAGAAAAAAGCGTAAGTTTGATCCTGATGAATCAGAAGATAATGACTATGGCAAGGTAAGAACTGCAAAAGGAGAAGGCAAAAACCTTGAGTCACAAAGAGAAGAGGTTCCCAAGGGCAAGAGAAAAGCAAGGAAACGAAGGCGCCTGGCACTACAAGGAAGAGGTATAAAAGATGTCAGGAAACGGCGGAAGGCAGATACACTCACTGATGATGACAGTGGCCTATTTTCTAATTCAAGTAACGAGACTTTGTATAGTGAGGACGAGAGTCAAGAAGGTGGGGCAGGTTTGGCTGGAAGTGAGGCCACAGCTAGCTCAGATGATACAGAAACCTCATAG
- the LOC133703406 gene encoding uncharacterized protein LOC133703406 isoform X1, translating to MKGGRSHRFQTHHQYESHEDWVDGSWTVDCVCGVNFDDGEEMVNCDDCGVWVHTRCSKYVKGEELFTCDKCKRRKNRGNSSNNDDSEETEVAQLLVELPTKTIRLENGGGGDVGPQRKGLRLWTEIPMEERVHVQGIPGGDPGLFSGVSKVFTPELWKCTGYVPKKFSFQYREFPCWDEKERKVEKRSEEENENENMVDKGAGVLFSLSKESVLGMPVADLGDRRGRDEGGGYERKVYSREMKKWESEDGEVRGATFAVKRERSVLRSVVAHSGKRKKEDLGMAKDRSVKKKARTAEKEVEAKKRVFHASKTAFTSTSDAKPLEFYEDRAPKSFKGELQGNKNKHLRDSGIQEQKSDSYIAVQNGVEKPNLAVAEQSSEALSLDMSRPHSSTGAGLEEEKSSHDVVVAVESSPKESNVVASAPEHNDCGKQEGNNMLSGNLDDKVEGSTGRDVPALEEPASASPEVMGDQINDNGDAIPSSAQSNVKVEVDDDNSKGALNRQSSHGDAKDARISYDNISENPKLNGAALGGSSNDQKIQEVGSNLGAVLLCNTGEANKLCDGPCQHKRAEGSIEMQQCLQEPKNTTETAEELSKAGETISSSPALPNQRKIVVCVAKASSVSSTVMISQTPSSDNFKTSDTLNFSSNTMQQVIPDCNSSIKKDRATSEIVTEEETYDISKKTVKECPKSSVNSASKVLHPSKSSHTSVPKRTVSDSKDSMLHLSSKASSAQNSGDTAGSLQIESTSHAHSKALASGLPQRSEKFNQSNGQSSSKTSLALSMNPSAPTNSPAALSDEELALLLHQELNSSPRVPRVPRVRHAGGLPHSVSPTATSVLMKRTSSSGAKDHSLASRRKGKDTSKDGFRRFQEPDDEAKKTDRPSSSDQRRQDTGYKADSVSKRGDNGSPTAVNSVKNNIPPASTSTANSGPSSSTEVNDHHLSSRRNSPRNISDEETGTVRAPVHRTLPGLINEIMSKGRRMAYEELCNAVLPHWKNLRKHNGERYAYSSPSQAVLDCLRNRHEWARLVDRGPKTNSSRKKRKFDPDESEDNDYGKVRTAKGEGKNLESQREEVPKGKRKARKRRRLALQGRGIKDVRKRRKADTLTDDDSGLFSNSSNETLYSEDESQEGGAGLAGSEATASSDDTETS from the exons ATGAAGGGAGGGCGATCTCACCGGTTCCAGACCCACCACCAGTATGAATCACATGAGGACTGGGTGGATGGGTCGTGGACGGTGGATTGTGTGTGTGGTGTAAACTTTGATGATGGAGAAGAAATGGTGAATTGTGATGATTGTGGCGTGTGGGTACACACGCGCTGTTCAAAGTATGTGAAGGGTGAAGAATTGTTTACCTGTGATAAATGTAAGAGGAGGAAGAATAGGggtaatagtagtaataatgaTGATAGTGAGGAGACTGAGGTTGCGCAGTTATTAGTGGAATTGCCGACGAAAACGATTAGGTTAGAGAATGGGGGCGGGGGGGATGTTGGTCCGCAGAGGAAAGGGTTGAGGTTGTGGACAGAGATACCGATGGAGGAAAGAGTTCACGTGCAGGGGATTCCAGGTGGGGATCCTGGGTTGTTCAGTGGGGTTTCAAAGGTTTTTACGCCGGAGTTGTGGAAGTGTACCGGGTATGTGCCGAAAAAGTTTAGTTTTCAGTATAGGGAGTTTCCGTGTTGGGATGAGAAGGAGAGGAAGGTAGAGAAGAGGAGCGAGGAGGAGAATGAGAATGAGAATATGGTTGACAAGGGTGCGGGGGTTTTGTTTTCATTGTCGAAGGAGAGTGTGTTGGGGATGCCAGTGGCAGATTTGGGTGACAGGAGAGGGAGGGACGAGGGTGGTGGTTATGAGAGGAAGGTTTATTCGAGGGAGATGAAGAAATGGGAGAGTGAGGATGGAGAAGTTAGGGGTGCTACCTTTGCAGTGAAAAGGGAGAGAAGTGTACTTAGGTCAGTTGTGGCGCATTCAGGTAAGCGGAAGAAAGAAGATCTTGGGATGGCCAAGGATCGGAGTGTAAAGAAGAAGGCTCGAACTGCAGAGAAGGAGGTGGAGGCGAAGAAGAGGGTTTTTCATGCTTCTAAAACAG CATTTACGTCCACCAGTGATGCAAAACCATTGGAATTTTATGAAGACAGAGCTCCGAAGTCCTTCAAGGGTGAACTTCAGGGTAACAAGAACAAGCATTTAAGAGACTCCGGTATTCAAGAACAGAAATCAGATAGTTATATAGCAGTTCAAAATGGTGTTGAGAAGCCCAACTTAGCAGTGGCTGAGCAATCCTCAGAAGCACTGTCTCTTGACATGTCTAGACCTCATTCATCAACTGGAGCTGGATTGGAGGAAGAGAAGTCTAGCCATGATGTTGTGGTTGCTGTTGAGAGTTCTCCCAAAGAGTCTAATGTAGTGGCATCAGCTCCAGAACACAATGATTGTGGGAAACAAGAG GGCAATAACATGCTAAGTGGAAATTTAGATGATAAAGTGGAGGGTTCCACAGGAAGAGATGTGCCTGCACTTGAGGAGCCGGCTAGTGCTTCTCCAGAAGTTATGGGTGATCAGATTAATGATAATGGTGATGCAATTCCAAGTTCTGCACAATCTAATGTTAAAGTAGAAGTAGATGATGATAACTCTAAGGGGGCCTTGAATCGTCAGTCTTCTCATGGTGATGCAAAAGATGCAAGGATATCTTATGATAACATATCTGAAAATCCAAAACTGAATGGTGCAGCATTAGGTGGTTCATCCAATGACCAAAAAATTCAAGAGGTTGGCAGCAATTTAGGAGCAGTTCTTCTTTGTAACACAGGTGAAGCTAACAAATTATGTGATGGTCCTTGTCAGCATAAACGAGCTGAAGGCTCAATTGAAATGCAACAATGTCTCCAAGAACCTAAAAACACTACAGAGACTGCTGAAGAACTGTCAAAAGCAGGTGAAACCATCTCAAGCTCTCCAGCACTACCCAATCAGCGTAAAATTGTTGTCTGTGTTGCAAAAGCGTCTTCTGTTTCATCCACTGTGATGATCTCCCAAACACCTTCATCtgacaattttaaaacttcagATACTTTGAATTTTAGTTCTAATACTATGCAACAAGTTATACCTGACTGCAATTCTAGTATTAAGAAAGATCGAGCTACAAGTGAGATAGTGACAGAAGAAGAAACGTATGACATTTCAAAGAAAACAGTAAAAGAATGTCCAAAATCCTCAGTGAATTCTGCTTCAAAAGTGTTGCATCCAAGCAAGAGTTCACATACATCTGTTCCTAAGAGAACTGTTTCAGATTCAAAAGATTCCATGCTTCACTTATCCTCTAAAGCATCTTCAGCACAGAATTCTGGTGATACTGCCGGATCACTGCAAATTGAGAGCACTTCACATGCTCATAGTAAGGCACTTGCATCAGGTTTACCCCAAAGATCTGAAAAGTTTAATCAGTCTAATGGCCAGTCATCATCTAAGACAAGTCTTGCATTGTCAATGAATCCTTCTGCACCAACCAATTCGCCTGCGGCTTTAAGTGATGAAGAG CTTGCTTTGCTTTTACATCAAGAACTCAATAGTTCTCCTAGAGTACCTCGTGTGCCGCGTGTTCGCCATGCAGGTGGTTTGCCACATTCAGTTTCTCCAACCGCAACAAGTGTGCTGATGAAGCGGACATCTAGTTCTGGAGCAAAAGACCATAGCTTG GCTTCTAGAAGAAAAGGTAAGGATACATCAAAAGATGGGTTTCGCCGTTTTCAGGAGCCTGATGATGAGGCTAAAAAGACTGACAGACCATCTTCTTCTGATCAGAGGAGACAAGATACAGGATATAAAGCTGACTCGGTGTCGAAGAGAGGGGATAATGGATCTCCGACAGCAGTAAATTCTGTCAAGAACAACATCCCGCCTGCCTCCACCTCAACTGCAAACAGTGGCCCATCTTCCTCTACTGAGGTTAATGACCATCATTTGTCATCTAGACGTAATTCACCAAGGAATATTTCTGATGAGGAGACAGGCACTGTTCGGGCTCCTGTTCATCGCACTCTGCCAG GTTTAATCAATGAGATTATGAGCAAAGGCAGACGCATGGCATATGAGGAACTCTGTAATGCCGTCTTACCG CACTGGAAAAACTTGAGGAAGCATAATGGAGAACGCTATGCATATTCAAGTCCTTCTCAGGCTGTTCTTGATTGCCTGAGGAATCGGCATGAATGGGCTCGGTTGGTGGATCGTGGTCCCAAG ACAAATTCAAGTAGAAAAAAGCGTAAGTTTGATCCTGATGAATCAGAAGATAATGACTATGGCAAGGTAAGAACTGCAAAAGGAGAAGGCAAAAACCTTGAGTCACAAAGAGAAGAGGTTCCCAAGGGCAAGAGAAAAGCAAGGAAACGAAGGCGCCTGGCACTACAAGGAAGAGGTATAAAAGATGTCAGGAAACGGCGGAAGGCAGATACACTCACTGATGATGACAGTGGCCTATTTTCTAATTCAAGTAACGAGACTTTGTATAGTGAGGACGAGAGTCAAGAAGGTGGGGCAGGTTTGGCTGGAAGTGAGGCCACAGCTAGCTCAGATGATACAGAAACCTCATAG